In Mesorhizobium sp. 113-3-3, a genomic segment contains:
- a CDS encoding GH36-type glycosyl hydrolase domain-containing protein: protein MNIQTNPAQIEKTSASFPAITEEPIRSTFLPEERLKLLGESLAKGDLADLFGLIPFDFQARIRDSAKKILEVYRSTNAAQAKGETITPAAQWLLDNNYLVEETIFQVKRDLPRRFYRQLPTLKLPDGGTVPRALALAWTYVAHSDSSVSATMFKSIVQGFQSVEPLKIGELWALPSLLRFVLIENLRRLAVRVNRTRQMRQISNDVADKVLATDDSADRQAILANFSAHAQDTTFATQLLYRLRDGSQNAGKALEWLEGELEKTGSDAEEIIISEHHTLSSGNVTTGNIIRGLRLINDVDWTVWFEGVSRIDTVLRERTDFAALDFFSRDQYRTAIEELARRSNLSEYRVAEKAIELADQAVGEQAADEQASAGGGDGSAPAPSVHTDVGFFLVGPRRLELERAIDYRPTISQTVKRAFTKTGWLGIVLPVFALTALLLVLTGNALANLGLSVTSIVLMLALFAVPASEGALAFFNTVVSLFLKPTRLIGYDYRHGVPPEARTLVVVPSLIGSRDDVEENIRNLEVHYLANLVDEIHFALLSDWPDSKIEIDAADTEILEYARAEIARLNARYPSEGAPRFYILHRRRLFNAAQGAWMGWERKRGKLHELDLLLRGDSDTTFLPLDVPLPEKVVHVMTLDADTRTTRDAVASLVGKLCHPLNRPHFDAAKRVVTAGYTILQPRITASLTSGDEASFFQRVFSANRGLDPYVFAVSDLYQDVFSDGSFTGKGLYHVDAFEAALQGRIEENTVLSHDLLEGALARAALVTDVELVEDYPTRYSVDASRHHRWARGDWQLLGFILDPRSGVPALSRWKMVDNLRRSLTPIFWVMAAIAGWTLLPFTQAAQWQALLILSLFMAPTFDVVNAILPKSGDQTPRGHFSALARDVAFGTAMVALKIVLMAHNAWMMGDAIVRTLYRLFVSRQNLLEWRTASQAHKAGDNDVGSYYGMMYGAVIIGFVGLAIPVLADSTGAFVAFFFALFWIGSPAIASWISRSAETEDRLRISQADIHTLRTVARRTWHYFESFVTAEHHNLPPDNFQESPAPVVAPRTSPTNVGVYLLSVVSARDFGWISLSDAITRIDATMTTIESMPRHRGHLFNWYDTTTLKPLYPLYISAVDSGNLAGHLVAVAAACAEWAEAPSVHLQGDFEGILDTVTILSESLDELPDDRRQLRPLRQRLVDRLDGMRRAVETIKAQPEMASIRTINLAVLAGEIRKLATAIHTEAASAQSDVIVDWAARLEATCEAHVHDAHSDDNAVEALRAKLLTLRERTRRFAFEMEFAFLLRPERKLLSIGYRVEEHQLDESCYDLLASEARLTSLFAIAKGDLPTEHWFRLGRPIVEIGFQGALMSWSGSMFEYLMPPLVMKEAQGSILNQTSKLIIKRQIQYGRQKNVPWGISEAAYNARDRELTYQYTNFGVPGLGLKRGLGQNTVIAPYATILAAQFNPREAVQNLARLRDIGALGPHGFYDAVDFTPQRVPEGTNHAVVLNYYAHHSGMSIAAVADAIFEGRLRDRFHSDPVIESAELLLQERAPRDIPTATVRTEADERAKDETETESPDTRIVLDPLRALRSTNVMSNGRYSVMVTATGSGYSRWGDLSITRWQPDPVEDRLGSYIFLRDVSTGDWWSATAEPKRAAEEKVQTLFSDDKASFVKLVGTLRSEVECIVISEGNGEGRRITLYNESTSDRFIEVTSFAELVLGSEASDNAHPAFSKMFVETEIAANNGAIFATRRKRETSEPDITLAHFVTDPSGPARDAEAETDRRAFIGRGRSIVDAAAFDPGARLGGHSGFTLDPIASLRRQVRVPANKKISLTFWTVVGANRTELDEAINRLDHQESFARQAMLAWTRSQVQTRHMGLSLTDAANVQKLARYLIYPDAFLRLPAESIASGLGKQSSLWPTSISGDFPIFLVRIGDVADLEIVAQALRFQEYMRTRGMMIDFVVVNEQASSYVQDLQRAVETLCENSRLRGKELGPRQHIFAVRRDLMEETTYKTLLAVARVVLHTRNGTIFDQIERAEAAALQARDTLVPSGLPAPREIPAPTAHAFASQPVADVRADGTGLSQWNGFGGFDGDGRHYVVRLAGRRTTPQPWINVVSNPSFGFHTSAEGAAFTWSRNSRDYQLTPWSNDPVSNRPGEGVYIYDQASGRAFSPIAAVVRDPSMTYEAWHGQGFSTFRSKRGPLSMDLTHVVDPVDPVKITRLRIQNSGSVPARLRVYAYAEWVLGGHRSRTAATIVPSRDAATGALLAQNPYGLDFSERVAFLAADAAVHSVTTDRSEFLGRHGSSELPQAVLSGAALSGRVEAGDDPCAAIARDVEIPAGGDVTLLWLLGDADTPAQASALVQTHRGKDFDLRLADNEREWRGFLDTIQVETPDKALDAMVNHWLPYQSLACRIRARSAFYQASGAFGFRDQLQDTLALLAHDPTLARDQILNAARRQFPEGDVQHWWLPRTGAGVRTMISDDVVWLAHATARYLTVTGDAAILKEQLPFIDGQALGEGEHDAFFTPEISKKTVSLYDHCARALDLAIKRSSPAGLPLILGGDWNDGMNRVGEHGKGESVWLGWFLLKTLGDFAAVAKGEGDSKRAQAWAKHAEGLKRALESTAWDGEWYRRGSFDDGTPLGSRTSEECRIDSIAQSWSVLSGEGDPARSTTAMQQATSLLVDDKLKIVKLFTPPFSKTKKDPGYIKSYPPGVRENGGQYTHAATWFVIALAEMGLTDEAYRCFSMLNPVNHASDEASAEQYRVEPYVVAADIYAGDDKGGRGGWTWYTGSAGWLYRAAVEGILGIERRGKQITFRPKLPSHWDGYHATLKMLGAEIKVHVIRDKKTKTISLEVDGSKTKSASFEPKAGTQAEIVVKIPA, encoded by the coding sequence ATGAATATTCAGACGAATCCTGCCCAGATCGAGAAGACAAGCGCGAGCTTCCCGGCCATCACGGAAGAGCCGATAAGGTCGACATTCCTGCCCGAGGAGCGCCTGAAGCTGCTCGGCGAAAGCCTGGCCAAGGGCGATCTCGCCGACCTGTTCGGCCTGATCCCGTTCGACTTCCAGGCCCGCATCCGCGACAGCGCCAAGAAGATCCTCGAAGTCTACCGTTCGACCAATGCGGCGCAGGCCAAGGGTGAAACCATCACCCCGGCCGCGCAATGGCTGCTCGACAACAACTATCTGGTCGAGGAGACCATTTTCCAGGTGAAGCGCGACCTGCCGCGACGCTTCTATCGCCAGCTGCCGACGTTGAAACTGCCCGATGGCGGCACCGTGCCGCGTGCGCTGGCGCTGGCCTGGACCTATGTCGCGCATTCGGACAGTTCCGTCTCGGCGACCATGTTCAAGTCCATCGTCCAGGGTTTTCAGTCGGTAGAGCCGCTTAAGATCGGTGAACTCTGGGCGCTGCCATCGCTTCTGCGCTTCGTGCTGATCGAAAATCTTCGCCGGTTGGCCGTCAGGGTCAATCGCACCCGCCAGATGCGCCAGATCTCAAACGATGTGGCTGACAAGGTTCTGGCGACCGACGATAGCGCCGACCGCCAGGCAATCCTGGCCAATTTCAGCGCCCATGCGCAGGACACCACCTTTGCCACGCAGCTTCTCTACCGCTTGCGCGATGGATCGCAGAATGCCGGCAAGGCCCTGGAATGGCTGGAAGGCGAACTCGAAAAGACCGGCTCCGATGCCGAGGAGATCATCATCTCCGAGCATCACACGCTGTCCAGCGGCAATGTGACGACCGGCAACATCATCCGCGGCCTGCGCCTCATCAACGACGTCGACTGGACAGTGTGGTTCGAGGGTGTCAGCCGCATCGACACGGTGCTGCGCGAGCGCACCGATTTCGCCGCGCTCGACTTCTTCTCGCGCGATCAATACCGCACCGCGATCGAGGAACTGGCGCGCCGCTCGAACCTGTCGGAATACCGTGTCGCCGAAAAGGCGATCGAACTGGCTGACCAAGCGGTTGGTGAACAGGCTGCCGACGAACAAGCATCGGCCGGCGGTGGCGACGGTTCCGCTCCAGCGCCGTCCGTGCATACCGATGTCGGCTTCTTCCTCGTCGGCCCGCGCCGTCTCGAGCTGGAAAGAGCGATCGACTATCGACCCACCATCAGCCAGACGGTCAAGCGGGCTTTCACCAAGACCGGATGGCTTGGCATCGTCCTGCCGGTCTTCGCGCTGACGGCGCTGCTTCTTGTCCTCACCGGCAATGCGTTGGCCAATCTCGGCCTGTCGGTGACCTCGATCGTGCTGATGCTGGCGCTGTTTGCCGTGCCGGCGAGCGAAGGCGCGCTGGCCTTCTTCAACACCGTTGTGTCGCTGTTCCTCAAGCCGACGCGCCTGATCGGTTACGATTACAGGCACGGCGTGCCGCCCGAGGCGCGCACGCTGGTGGTTGTGCCTTCGCTGATCGGCTCGCGCGACGATGTCGAGGAAAACATCCGCAACCTCGAAGTCCATTACCTCGCCAATCTGGTGGACGAGATCCATTTCGCGCTGCTGTCGGACTGGCCCGACAGCAAGATCGAGATCGACGCTGCCGACACCGAGATCCTCGAATATGCCCGTGCCGAGATTGCGCGCCTCAACGCCCGTTATCCCTCCGAAGGCGCGCCGCGCTTCTACATCCTGCACCGCCGCCGCCTCTTCAACGCGGCTCAAGGGGCCTGGATGGGCTGGGAGCGCAAACGCGGCAAGCTGCATGAGCTAGACCTTTTGCTGCGCGGCGACAGCGACACCACTTTCCTGCCGCTCGACGTGCCGCTTCCGGAAAAAGTCGTCCACGTGATGACGCTCGACGCCGACACGCGCACCACCCGCGATGCGGTGGCGAGCCTGGTAGGCAAGCTCTGCCATCCGCTCAACCGCCCGCATTTCGACGCCGCCAAACGCGTCGTCACCGCCGGCTACACGATCCTGCAGCCCCGCATCACCGCTTCGCTGACATCTGGCGACGAGGCCTCGTTCTTCCAGCGTGTGTTCTCTGCCAACCGCGGCCTCGACCCCTACGTCTTTGCCGTCTCGGACCTCTATCAGGACGTCTTCAGCGACGGGTCCTTCACCGGCAAGGGCCTCTATCACGTCGATGCTTTCGAAGCCGCCCTGCAGGGTCGCATCGAGGAAAACACCGTCCTCAGCCACGATCTGCTCGAAGGCGCGCTGGCGCGCGCAGCACTTGTGACCGACGTCGAACTGGTCGAGGACTATCCGACCCGCTACTCGGTCGACGCCTCGCGCCACCACCGCTGGGCACGTGGCGACTGGCAGCTTCTGGGCTTTATCCTCGATCCGCGCTCCGGCGTTCCGGCCCTGTCGCGCTGGAAGATGGTGGACAATTTGCGCCGCTCGCTGACGCCGATCTTCTGGGTGATGGCGGCGATCGCCGGCTGGACCTTGCTGCCCTTCACGCAGGCCGCGCAATGGCAGGCCTTGCTGATCCTTAGCCTGTTCATGGCGCCGACCTTCGACGTCGTCAACGCCATCCTGCCCAAGAGCGGCGACCAGACGCCGCGCGGCCATTTCTCCGCGCTGGCGCGCGACGTCGCCTTCGGCACCGCCATGGTGGCGCTGAAGATCGTGCTGATGGCGCACAACGCCTGGATGATGGGCGACGCCATTGTGCGCACGCTCTACCGGTTGTTCGTCAGCCGCCAGAATCTCCTGGAATGGCGCACCGCCTCCCAGGCGCACAAGGCCGGCGACAACGATGTCGGCTCCTACTACGGCATGATGTACGGCGCCGTGATCATCGGTTTTGTCGGCCTGGCCATTCCGGTGCTGGCCGATTCCACCGGCGCCTTCGTCGCCTTCTTCTTCGCCCTGTTCTGGATCGGCTCGCCGGCGATCGCCAGCTGGATCAGCCGCTCGGCGGAAACCGAGGACCGGCTGCGCATATCACAGGCCGATATCCACACGCTGCGCACCGTGGCGCGGCGCACCTGGCATTATTTCGAAAGCTTCGTCACGGCGGAGCATCACAATCTGCCACCGGACAATTTCCAGGAAAGCCCGGCACCGGTCGTGGCGCCGCGCACGTCGCCGACCAATGTCGGCGTGTATCTCCTGTCGGTGGTCTCGGCGCGCGATTTCGGCTGGATCAGCCTGTCGGATGCCATCACCCGCATCGACGCTACCATGACGACCATTGAGAGCATGCCGCGCCACCGCGGCCATCTCTTCAACTGGTACGATACCACGACGCTGAAGCCGCTCTACCCGCTCTACATTTCGGCTGTCGACAGCGGCAATCTCGCCGGCCACCTGGTGGCGGTGGCGGCGGCCTGCGCCGAATGGGCGGAGGCGCCTTCCGTTCACCTCCAGGGCGACTTCGAAGGCATTCTCGACACGGTTACGATCCTGAGCGAAAGCCTCGATGAGTTGCCCGACGACCGTCGTCAGCTCAGGCCTCTGCGCCAGCGTCTTGTCGATCGCCTGGACGGTATGCGGCGTGCCGTCGAGACGATCAAGGCGCAGCCGGAAATGGCCTCGATCCGCACCATCAACCTCGCCGTGCTGGCGGGCGAGATCCGTAAGCTGGCCACCGCCATCCACACCGAGGCGGCCTCGGCCCAGAGCGACGTCATCGTCGACTGGGCGGCGCGGCTGGAAGCCACTTGCGAGGCGCACGTCCACGATGCCCACAGCGACGACAACGCCGTCGAAGCGCTGCGCGCCAAGCTGCTGACCTTGCGCGAGCGCACGCGCCGTTTCGCCTTCGAGATGGAATTCGCCTTCCTGCTGCGGCCGGAACGCAAGCTGTTGTCGATCGGCTACCGCGTCGAGGAGCACCAGCTCGACGAAAGCTGCTACGACCTTCTCGCCTCAGAGGCGCGGCTGACCAGCCTGTTCGCCATCGCCAAGGGCGACCTGCCGACCGAGCATTGGTTCCGGCTCGGCCGCCCGATCGTCGAGATCGGCTTCCAGGGCGCGCTGATGTCCTGGTCGGGCTCGATGTTCGAGTATCTGATGCCGCCGCTGGTGATGAAGGAGGCACAGGGCTCGATCCTCAACCAGACCAGCAAGCTGATCATCAAGCGCCAGATCCAGTACGGCCGCCAGAAGAACGTGCCATGGGGCATCTCGGAAGCGGCCTACAACGCCCGCGACCGTGAACTGACCTACCAGTACACCAACTTCGGCGTGCCCGGGCTTGGGCTGAAGCGTGGCCTGGGCCAGAACACGGTGATTGCGCCCTACGCCACCATCCTGGCGGCGCAGTTCAACCCGCGCGAAGCCGTGCAAAATCTGGCGCGTCTGCGCGACATCGGTGCGCTTGGCCCGCACGGCTTTTACGATGCGGTCGATTTCACGCCGCAGCGTGTGCCTGAAGGCACCAACCATGCGGTCGTGCTGAATTACTATGCGCACCATTCGGGCATGTCGATCGCGGCGGTCGCCGACGCGATCTTCGAGGGTCGCCTGCGCGACCGTTTCCACAGCGATCCCGTCATTGAATCAGCCGAACTCCTGCTGCAGGAAAGGGCGCCACGCGACATCCCGACAGCGACCGTCAGGACCGAAGCCGACGAGCGTGCCAAGGACGAGACCGAAACCGAGAGCCCCGACACCCGCATCGTGCTCGATCCACTGCGGGCGCTGCGTTCGACCAACGTGATGTCGAACGGCCGTTATTCGGTGATGGTGACGGCAACCGGTTCCGGCTACAGCCGCTGGGGCGATCTTTCCATTACCCGCTGGCAGCCGGACCCGGTCGAGGACCGTCTGGGCTCCTACATCTTCCTGCGTGACGTCAGCACGGGCGACTGGTGGTCGGCCACGGCGGAGCCGAAGCGCGCGGCCGAGGAGAAGGTGCAGACCCTGTTCTCCGACGACAAGGCGAGCTTCGTCAAATTGGTCGGCACGTTGCGCTCCGAGGTCGAATGCATCGTCATTTCAGAAGGCAATGGCGAAGGCCGCCGCATCACGCTCTACAATGAAAGCACGTCCGATCGTTTCATCGAGGTGACGTCCTTTGCCGAACTGGTGCTGGGTTCGGAGGCTTCCGACAACGCGCATCCGGCCTTCTCGAAGATGTTCGTGGAGACCGAGATCGCCGCCAACAACGGCGCGATCTTCGCCACGCGCCGCAAGCGCGAAACCAGCGAGCCCGATATCACGCTGGCGCATTTCGTCACCGATCCGTCCGGACCGGCGCGCGATGCAGAGGCCGAGACGGACAGGCGCGCCTTTATCGGCCGTGGCCGCTCCATCGTCGATGCTGCCGCCTTCGATCCGGGCGCCAGGCTTGGCGGCCATTCCGGCTTCACGCTCGATCCCATTGCCTCGCTGCGCCGCCAGGTGCGCGTGCCGGCCAACAAGAAGATATCGCTGACCTTCTGGACCGTGGTCGGAGCCAACCGCACCGAATTGGACGAAGCGATAAACCGCCTCGACCATCAGGAGAGCTTTGCCCGCCAGGCCATGCTCGCCTGGACGCGCAGCCAGGTGCAGACCCGCCACATGGGCCTCAGCCTGACCGATGCCGCCAATGTGCAGAAGCTGGCGCGCTATCTGATCTACCCCGACGCGTTCCTGCGCCTGCCGGCTGAGTCCATTGCATCCGGCCTTGGCAAGCAGTCGAGCCTGTGGCCGACCAGCATTTCGGGCGATTTCCCGATCTTCCTGGTCAGGATCGGCGACGTCGCCGATCTGGAGATCGTCGCCCAGGCGCTGCGCTTCCAGGAATACATGCGCACCCGCGGCATGATGATCGACTTCGTCGTCGTCAACGAGCAGGCCTCGTCCTACGTCCAGGACCTGCAGCGCGCGGTCGAGACGCTGTGCGAAAACAGCCGCCTGCGCGGCAAGGAGCTCGGGCCTCGGCAGCACATTTTCGCGGTGCGCCGCGACCTGATGGAAGAGACCACCTACAAGACGCTGCTCGCGGTCGCCCGGGTGGTTCTGCACACCCGCAACGGTACCATCTTCGATCAGATCGAGCGGGCCGAGGCGGCTGCCCTGCAGGCGCGCGACACGCTTGTGCCGTCTGGATTGCCGGCTCCGCGCGAAATCCCGGCGCCGACGGCGCATGCCTTCGCCTCGCAGCCCGTGGCGGATGTCCGCGCCGATGGCACGGGTCTCAGTCAATGGAACGGCTTTGGCGGTTTCGACGGCGACGGACGGCATTATGTGGTGCGCTTGGCCGGCCGGCGCACCACGCCGCAGCCCTGGATCAACGTCGTCTCGAACCCCTCGTTCGGCTTCCACACCTCCGCCGAGGGAGCAGCCTTCACCTGGAGCCGCAACAGCCGCGACTACCAGTTGACGCCGTGGTCGAACGATCCGGTCTCGAACCGGCCGGGCGAGGGCGTCTACATCTACGATCAGGCCAGCGGCAGGGCGTTCTCGCCGATCGCCGCGGTGGTGCGTGATCCCTCGATGACCTACGAGGCCTGGCACGGCCAGGGCTTCTCCACCTTCCGCTCTAAGCGTGGACCCTTATCGATGGACCTGACCCATGTGGTCGACCCCGTCGATCCGGTGAAGATCACGCGGCTGCGCATCCAGAATTCCGGCTCGGTGCCGGCGCGGCTGCGTGTCTACGCCTATGCCGAATGGGTGCTTGGCGGACACCGGTCGCGCACGGCCGCTACCATTGTGCCGTCGCGCGACGCGGCGACAGGCGCGTTGCTGGCGCAAAACCCCTACGGGCTCGATTTCAGCGAGCGGGTGGCTTTCCTCGCTGCCGATGCCGCTGTTCATTCGGTGACGACGGATCGCTCCGAATTCCTTGGTCGGCACGGGTCCAGCGAACTGCCGCAGGCGGTGCTGAGCGGTGCGGCGCTGTCGGGTCGTGTCGAGGCTGGAGACGATCCTTGCGCGGCGATCGCCCGCGATGTCGAGATCCCGGCCGGCGGCGACGTCACGCTGCTCTGGCTGCTTGGCGATGCCGATACCCCCGCCCAGGCGAGCGCGCTGGTGCAGACGCATCGGGGCAAGGATTTCGACCTGCGCCTGGCCGACAATGAGCGCGAGTGGCGCGGCTTCCTCGACACCATCCAGGTCGAGACGCCGGACAAGGCGCTCGATGCCATGGTCAATCACTGGCTGCCCTATCAGAGCCTTGCCTGCCGCATCCGCGCCCGCTCGGCCTTCTATCAGGCAAGCGGCGCCTTCGGCTTCCGCGACCAGCTGCAGGACACGCTGGCGCTGCTGGCGCATGATCCGACGCTGGCGCGCGACCAGATCCTCAATGCCGCGCGGCGGCAGTTCCCGGAAGGCGACGTGCAGCATTGGTGGCTGCCGCGCACCGGAGCCGGTGTGCGCACCATGATCTCCGACGACGTGGTCTGGCTGGCCCACGCCACGGCGCGCTATCTGACCGTCACCGGCGACGCCGCTATCCTCAAGGAGCAGTTGCCCTTCATCGACGGGCAGGCGCTGGGCGAGGGAGAGCACGACGCCTTCTTCACTCCCGAAATCTCGAAGAAGACCGTGTCGCTCTACGACCATTGCGCGCGTGCGCTCGACCTGGCCATCAAGCGCAGCAGTCCTGCCGGCCTTCCGTTGATCCTGGGCGGCGACTGGAACGACGGCATGAACCGCGTCGGCGAGCACGGCAAGGGTGAGAGCGTGTGGCTGGGCTGGTTCCTGCTGAAGACGCTGGGCGACTTCGCCGCCGTCGCCAAGGGCGAAGGCGACAGCAAGCGCGCGCAGGCCTGGGCAAAGCATGCCGAGGGGCTGAAGCGGGCGCTTGAGAGCACGGCATGGGACGGCGAGTGGTACCGGCGCGGCAGTTTCGACGACGGCACACCTTTAGGGTCGCGCACCTCTGAAGAGTGCCGCATCGACTCCATCGCCCAGTCCTGGAGCGTGCTTTCCGGCGAGGGCGACCCGGCGCGGTCGACGACGGCGATGCAGCAGGCGACCAGCCTGCTCGTCGACGACAAGCTCAAGATCGTCAAGCTGTTCACGCCACCCTTCTCGAAAACGAAGAAGGACCCCGGCTACATCAAGAGCTATCCGCCCGGCGTACGCGAGAATGGCGGCCAGTACACGCATGCTGCGACGTGGTTCGTCATCGCGCTGGCCGAGATGGGGCTGACCGACGAAGCCTATCGATGCTTCTCGATGCTGAACCCGGTCAACCACGCATCCGACGAGGCCTCGGCCGAACAATACCGCGTCGAACCTTATGTGGTGGCCGCCGATATCTATGCCGGAGACGACAAGGGCGGGCGCGGCGGCTGGACCTGGTACACCGGCTCGGCGGGCTGGCTCTACCGTGCGGCGGTCGAAGGCATCCTCGGCATCGAACGGCGCGGCAAGCAGATCACGTTCCGGCCGAAACTGCCCAGCCACTGGGATGGCTACCACGCCACGCTCAAGATGCTGGGCGCCGAGATCAAGGTTCATGTCATTCGCGACAAAAAGACCAAGACGATCTCGCTAGAAGTCGATGGTTCGAAAACAAAGTCCGCTTCATTCGAACCCAAAGCCGGCACTCAGGCCGAGATCGTGGTCAAGATACCGGCGTAA